A genomic stretch from Serratia entomophila includes:
- the hofQ gene encoding DNA uptake porin HofQ, which produces MKGCFWLGLSFWGLAAAACAQDSQAISLEFQDAPVTVILQALADYRQLNLIAAAGVNGNLTLRLDNVPWPQALALVLRMGKLAMTREGNVMLVAPEPDAQEKQQRLQALAQQQPLHSLSLTLQNADAAEVAEQAGALLGERGSLVVDKRTNALLIRDTAPVLALMKQRVAEMDRALAQVQLAAHIVTINSENLRDLGVRWGLAPDERAAKPLRLDNFSVGLPLEHSAVNAGFHLARLSGRLLSLELTALEQENQVEIIASPRLLTAHLQTASIKQGTEIPYEVSSGASGATSVEFKEAVLGMEVTPKVLPDGRITLTLHISQNMPGRSVSRGAGEALTIDKQEIKTQITVKDGETIVLGGIFQRHSGLAADKVPGIGDVPLLGSLFKQSSKQLKRRELVIFITPTLIKA; this is translated from the coding sequence ATGAAGGGATGCTTTTGGTTGGGGCTATCGTTCTGGGGCCTGGCGGCTGCCGCCTGTGCGCAGGATAGCCAGGCTATCTCACTGGAGTTTCAGGATGCACCGGTCACGGTTATCCTGCAGGCGCTGGCCGATTACCGTCAGCTGAATTTGATCGCCGCTGCCGGCGTGAACGGCAACCTGACGCTGCGGCTGGATAATGTGCCCTGGCCACAGGCGTTGGCGCTGGTGTTGCGCATGGGCAAATTGGCAATGACGCGGGAAGGCAATGTGATGCTGGTCGCTCCCGAGCCGGACGCACAGGAAAAACAGCAGCGGCTGCAGGCGCTGGCGCAGCAACAGCCGCTGCACAGCCTGAGCCTGACGTTGCAAAATGCCGATGCGGCTGAGGTGGCCGAGCAGGCCGGTGCCCTGCTCGGAGAACGCGGCAGTCTGGTGGTCGACAAACGCACCAACGCACTCTTGATTCGCGATACCGCGCCGGTTCTGGCGCTGATGAAGCAGCGGGTGGCGGAGATGGACAGGGCGCTGGCGCAGGTGCAGTTGGCGGCGCATATCGTGACCATCAACAGCGAAAACCTGCGTGATTTGGGCGTGCGTTGGGGGTTAGCGCCGGACGAACGTGCGGCGAAGCCGCTACGGTTGGATAACTTCAGCGTCGGTTTGCCGTTGGAACACAGCGCGGTGAATGCCGGCTTTCATCTGGCGCGCCTCAGCGGGCGGCTGTTGAGCCTGGAGCTGACGGCGCTGGAACAGGAAAATCAGGTGGAAATTATCGCCAGCCCACGCCTGCTGACGGCACATTTGCAAACTGCCAGCATCAAGCAGGGAACGGAAATCCCTTATGAGGTCTCGAGCGGCGCCAGCGGCGCAACCTCGGTGGAGTTTAAAGAGGCGGTGTTGGGCATGGAGGTGACGCCCAAGGTCTTGCCCGATGGCCGCATCACTCTGACGCTGCACATTAGCCAAAACATGCCGGGGCGTTCCGTCAGCAGGGGGGCGGGAGAGGCGTTGACGATCGACAAGCAGGAGATAAAGACCCAGATCACGGTAAAAGACGGCGAAACCATCGTGTTGGGCGGCATTTTTCAACGGCACAGCGGCTTGGCTGCGGATAAGGTGCCCGGCATCGGCGATGTGCCGCTGCTGGGATCGCTGTTCAAACAGAGCAGCAAACAGCTTAAAAGACGCGAGCTGGTGATATTCATTACTCCGACATTGATTAAGGCATGA
- the rpe gene encoding ribulose-phosphate 3-epimerase, producing MKKFLIAPSILSADFARLGEDTANVLAAGGDVVHFDVMDNHYVPNLTIGPMVCEALRNYGITAPIDVHLMVKPVDRIVPDFAKAGASYISFHPEASEHVDRTIQLIKENGCKAGLVFNPATPLSYLDYVMDKIDVILLMSVNPGFGGQSFIHGTLDKLRQVRKLIDESGRDIRLEVDGGVKVDNIAEIAAAGADMFVAGSAIFGKPDYRKVIDEMRSELAKVTHG from the coding sequence ATGAAAAAGTTTTTGATTGCCCCGTCCATTCTATCGGCAGATTTTGCCCGGTTAGGTGAAGACACCGCCAACGTGCTGGCCGCAGGCGGCGACGTGGTGCACTTCGACGTGATGGATAACCACTATGTTCCCAATCTGACCATCGGGCCCATGGTGTGTGAAGCGCTGCGCAACTACGGCATTACCGCGCCTATCGACGTGCACCTGATGGTGAAACCGGTGGATCGCATCGTGCCTGACTTCGCCAAGGCCGGCGCCAGCTATATCTCTTTCCATCCCGAAGCCTCCGAACACGTAGACCGCACTATTCAGCTGATCAAAGAGAACGGCTGCAAGGCCGGTCTGGTATTTAACCCGGCGACCCCGCTGAGCTACCTCGACTACGTGATGGATAAAATCGACGTGATCCTGCTGATGTCGGTGAACCCGGGCTTCGGCGGGCAGTCGTTTATCCACGGCACCCTGGACAAGCTGCGTCAGGTGCGCAAGCTGATCGACGAAAGTGGCCGCGACATCCGTCTGGAAGTCGACGGCGGGGTGAAGGTGGATAACATCGCCGAGATCGCCGCCGCGGGCGCCGACATGTTCGTCGCCGGTTCCGCCATTTTCGGCAAGCCGGACTACCGCAAGGTGATCGACGAAATGCGTAGTGAGCTGGCGAAGGTGACCCATGGCTGA
- a CDS encoding PilN domain-containing protein: MYQVNLLPWRRQRQRRRGQFWLRMLALQLIALLLAMAAAFSLLHGREAQRQETLGALGAQLAGLTQRYQQAQQLLAQLERHNARTERRERNLQHNRRYLQLLQQLANAAPPPLWLTALEGNLQQGLQLRGLSRHHAAIVQFEQRLAALPLLRQHRLAEVAQSKDGLFAFTLTAWGRDE, translated from the coding sequence ATGTATCAGGTGAATCTGTTGCCCTGGCGGCGCCAGCGCCAACGGCGGCGCGGGCAGTTTTGGCTGCGCATGCTGGCGCTGCAGCTGATTGCGCTGCTGCTGGCTATGGCGGCCGCGTTCAGTTTGCTGCATGGCCGGGAAGCGCAGCGGCAAGAAACGCTCGGGGCGCTGGGCGCTCAACTGGCGGGGTTGACGCAGCGCTATCAGCAGGCGCAGCAGCTGCTGGCGCAGTTGGAGCGGCACAACGCGCGCACGGAGCGGCGGGAACGTAACCTGCAACACAATCGGCGCTATCTGCAGCTGTTGCAGCAGCTTGCCAATGCGGCACCGCCGCCGCTGTGGCTGACCGCGCTAGAGGGCAACCTGCAGCAAGGGCTGCAGCTTCGCGGGCTCAGCCGCCATCATGCGGCTATCGTGCAGTTCGAGCAGCGGCTGGCGGCCTTACCGCTGCTGCGGCAACACCGATTGGCGGAGGTGGCGCAGAGCAAGGACGGCCTTTTCGCCTTTACCCTAACGGCCTGGGGGCGGGATGAATAA
- a CDS encoding SPOR domain-containing protein has product MDEFKPEDDLRPDSSDRRPTRSRKPAAAPRFAVSRQHMMIGIGILVLLLLIIGIGSALKAPTKHETAQEGAPNGAARDINLSGSSSLTSNNAGVPGGTTDTHDNSGVNTASQPQNVSVPPISGTPTEAQPQPQQGGAQQRVDLPGNMADALSSQQGQVDAATQGMTGAASTLPTAPATVMNGAAAKEATRPVQGTAPQQHKAPAKNTASKPAATQHKAPTTVYTPPSTSGSTAKATTPAAKAGAVSSSGSSVQSAPASHYTLQLSSASRSDTLNAYAKQQKLQNYLVYATKRDGKPWYVLVSGNYASSAEAKRAITTLPADVQAKKPWVRPVRQVQQDLKK; this is encoded by the coding sequence ATGGATGAGTTTAAACCGGAAGACGATCTCAGGCCTGACAGCAGCGATCGCCGTCCCACGCGCTCGCGCAAGCCGGCGGCGGCGCCGCGCTTCGCCGTGTCGCGTCAGCATATGATGATTGGCATCGGCATTTTAGTGCTGCTGCTGCTGATTATCGGCATAGGTTCGGCGCTGAAGGCGCCGACCAAGCATGAAACGGCGCAGGAAGGCGCGCCAAACGGTGCCGCCAGAGACATCAACCTGTCGGGCTCTTCGTCGCTGACCAGCAACAACGCCGGTGTGCCGGGCGGTACTACGGACACCCATGACAACAGTGGCGTGAACACGGCTTCGCAGCCGCAGAACGTCAGCGTTCCGCCAATCTCCGGCACGCCGACCGAAGCTCAGCCGCAGCCTCAACAGGGCGGCGCGCAGCAGCGTGTCGATCTGCCTGGCAATATGGCGGATGCGCTCTCTTCTCAGCAAGGGCAGGTTGATGCAGCCACCCAGGGCATGACCGGCGCGGCATCGACCTTGCCGACTGCACCGGCCACGGTAATGAACGGCGCGGCGGCGAAAGAAGCCACTCGCCCGGTTCAGGGCACTGCGCCGCAGCAACACAAGGCGCCGGCTAAAAACACCGCCAGCAAGCCTGCCGCAACGCAGCACAAAGCGCCAACCACGGTATACACGCCGCCGTCGACGTCTGGCTCTACCGCCAAGGCGACTACCCCTGCCGCCAAAGCGGGCGCGGTAAGCAGCAGCGGCAGCTCGGTGCAGTCTGCGCCGGCAAGCCACTATACCCTGCAGCTGAGCAGCGCCTCGCGTTCCGATACCCTGAACGCTTACGCCAAACAGCAGAAATTGCAGAACTATCTGGTGTACGCCACCAAACGCGATGGCAAACCCTGGTATGTGCTGGTGAGCGGCAACTACGCCTCTTCTGCGGAAGCGAAGCGCGCCATTACCACGCTGCCGGCGGATGTTCAGGCGAAAAAACCGTGGGTCCGACCTGTACGTCAAGTACAGCAAGATCTTAAAAAATAA
- the pilM gene encoding type IV pilus biogenesis protein PilM produces the protein MFPQSWQVGLDIQNDSVRALAAQRRRNGWQLRHWWQHRLPQPVLRDGCLEPSESLIHALRQWRIQLPRHISLRIALPAQRVLQHRMPPPDARLREPDRNDYISSQGLKQFPLDGQTLALDYRADATTLLLTAARRQELQQWLHCLRQADLRPQAVDITPCALRVMATAAGLPAAAGLLHRLEHEWLWVAPGVAFACGVQPAGDPEGLMLALRSLQAAAAPGADRQLWYSSVLDDAPPADCLPWSPLSAFRQLRPPLPVQPAAFVLAGGLALREEDR, from the coding sequence ATGTTCCCTCAATCATGGCAGGTGGGGCTGGATATACAAAACGACAGCGTGCGCGCCCTCGCAGCCCAGCGCCGCCGTAACGGGTGGCAACTGCGCCACTGGTGGCAGCATCGGTTGCCGCAGCCGGTGCTGCGCGATGGCTGCCTGGAACCCTCGGAATCCTTGATCCATGCGCTGCGGCAATGGCGTATTCAGTTACCAAGACATATTTCCTTACGCATTGCTTTGCCTGCCCAGCGGGTGTTGCAGCATCGGATGCCGCCGCCGGATGCGCGGCTGAGAGAGCCGGATCGCAACGATTATATTAGCAGCCAGGGGCTAAAACAGTTTCCGCTCGATGGCCAGACGCTGGCTCTGGATTATCGCGCGGACGCCACCACGCTGTTGTTGACCGCGGCGCGGCGGCAAGAGTTGCAGCAGTGGCTGCATTGTTTGCGCCAGGCCGATTTGCGGCCGCAAGCGGTAGACATCACCCCTTGCGCGTTGCGGGTAATGGCGACGGCGGCCGGATTGCCCGCCGCCGCCGGGCTGTTGCACCGTCTTGAACATGAGTGGCTGTGGGTTGCCCCCGGCGTTGCTTTCGCCTGCGGCGTGCAGCCTGCCGGCGATCCTGAAGGCTTGATGCTGGCGCTGCGGTCACTGCAAGCCGCGGCGGCGCCGGGCGCCGATCGGCAACTGTGGTACAGCAGCGTGCTGGACGATGCGCCGCCGGCCGACTGCCTGCCCTGGTCGCCGCTTAGCGCCTTTCGGCAACTACGGCCGCCGTTGCCCGTTCAGCCCGCAGCGTTTGTATTGGCCGGCGGCCTGGCGCTGCGGGAGGAGGACCGCTGA
- the aroB gene encoding 3-dehydroquinate synthase, whose translation MERITVTLGERSYPITIAAGLFNDPASFMPLKAGEQVMLVTNQTLAPLYLDRVRRVLEQGGVVVDQVILPDGEQYKSLAVLEQVFSALLEKPHGRDTTLIALGGGVVGDLTGFAAACYQRGVRFIQVPTTLLSQVDSSVGGKTAVNHPLGKNMIGAFYQPASVVVDLDCLQTLPARELSSGLAEVIKYGIILDREFFVWLENNIDALVALDMQALAYCIRRCCELKAEVVAADERESGLRALLNLGHTYGHAIEAEMGYGVWLHGEAVAAGMVMAAETARRLGQFSAADIERIKALLLRAGLPVCGPQEMTPESYLPHMMRDKKVLAGELRLVLPTAIGQAEVRGGVGHEMVLASIAACLPVQDA comes from the coding sequence ATGGAGAGAATTACCGTAACGCTTGGGGAGCGCAGCTACCCGATTACCATAGCCGCCGGATTGTTTAACGATCCGGCTTCTTTTATGCCGCTGAAAGCCGGTGAGCAGGTTATGCTGGTCACCAACCAGACGCTGGCGCCGCTTTACCTGGACCGCGTCCGCAGGGTGCTGGAACAGGGTGGGGTGGTGGTGGATCAGGTGATTCTGCCCGACGGCGAACAGTATAAATCCCTTGCCGTGCTCGAGCAGGTGTTCTCGGCGCTGCTGGAAAAGCCTCACGGCCGCGATACCACCTTGATCGCGCTCGGCGGCGGCGTGGTCGGCGATCTTACCGGCTTTGCCGCAGCCTGCTATCAGCGCGGCGTACGTTTCATTCAGGTTCCCACCACGCTGTTGTCACAGGTGGATTCTTCCGTTGGCGGTAAAACCGCCGTCAATCACCCGCTCGGTAAAAACATGATCGGCGCGTTCTATCAGCCCGCTTCGGTGGTGGTTGATTTGGACTGTCTGCAGACCTTGCCGGCGCGTGAGCTCTCCTCTGGCCTGGCCGAAGTGATCAAGTACGGGATCATTCTCGATCGCGAGTTCTTCGTCTGGCTGGAAAACAATATTGATGCGTTAGTGGCGCTGGATATGCAGGCTTTGGCCTATTGTATCCGCCGCTGCTGCGAACTGAAGGCCGAGGTGGTGGCCGCCGACGAACGCGAAAGCGGTCTGCGCGCACTGCTGAATTTGGGCCATACTTACGGCCATGCGATCGAAGCCGAGATGGGCTACGGCGTATGGCTGCACGGTGAGGCCGTTGCGGCGGGCATGGTGATGGCGGCGGAAACCGCGCGCCGTCTCGGCCAGTTCTCCGCTGCGGACATCGAGCGCATTAAAGCGCTGTTGCTGCGTGCCGGTCTGCCGGTCTGCGGGCCGCAGGAAATGACGCCGGAGTCTTATCTGCCGCATATGATGCGCGATAAGAAGGTGCTGGCGGGCGAGTTGCGCCTGGTGCTGCCGACCGCCATTGGCCAGGCGGAAGTGCGCGGCGGCGTTGGGCATGAGATGGTGTTGGCGTCGATAGCCGCCTGCCTGCCCGTGCAGGATGCTTGA
- the dam gene encoding adenine-specific DNA-methyltransferase yields MKKNRAFLKWAGGKYPLVDEIRRHLPAGDCLIEPFVGAGSVFLNTEYDAYILADINSDLINLYNIVKLRTDDFVRDARMLFTDEFNNSDQFYLLREEFNTSADAYRRALLFLYLNRHCYNGLCRYNLRGEFNVPFGRYKKPYFPEEELYWFAEKSRNATFVCEHYRDTMAKATHGAVVYCDPPYAPLSATANFTAYHTNSFSIADQQSLALMAHQLSVESQVPVLISNHDTELTRDWYQHASLYVVKARRTISRNILGRSKVNELLALYR; encoded by the coding sequence ATGAAGAAAAACCGCGCTTTTTTAAAATGGGCTGGTGGAAAATACCCGCTGGTGGACGAGATTCGTCGTCATCTGCCAGCGGGCGACTGCTTAATCGAGCCCTTCGTGGGTGCGGGTTCAGTCTTCCTGAACACGGAATACGACGCCTATATTCTCGCCGACATCAACAGCGATCTTATCAACCTGTATAACATCGTTAAGCTGCGCACGGACGACTTCGTGCGCGATGCCCGCATGCTTTTCACCGATGAATTCAATAACTCGGATCAGTTTTACCTGCTGCGCGAAGAATTCAATACTAGCGCCGACGCCTATCGCCGCGCGCTGCTGTTTCTGTACCTGAATCGTCATTGTTATAACGGCCTGTGCCGCTACAACCTGCGCGGCGAGTTCAACGTGCCCTTTGGCCGCTACAAGAAACCGTACTTCCCGGAAGAAGAGCTGTACTGGTTTGCTGAAAAATCGCGCAACGCCACTTTTGTCTGCGAGCATTACCGCGATACCATGGCAAAGGCGACGCACGGCGCGGTGGTCTATTGCGATCCGCCTTATGCGCCGCTGTCGGCGACGGCGAACTTTACCGCCTATCACACCAACAGCTTCAGCATTGCCGATCAGCAAAGCCTGGCGTTGATGGCGCATCAGCTTTCGGTAGAGAGCCAGGTGCCGGTATTGATTTCCAACCATGATACCGAGCTGACCCGCGACTGGTACCAGCACGCCTCGCTGTACGTGGTGAAAGCGCGCCGCACCATCAGCCGCAATATTCTTGGCCGCAGCAAAGTGAACGAGCTTTTGGCGCTGTATCGCTGA
- the mrcA gene encoding peptidoglycan glycosyltransferase/peptidoglycan DD-transpeptidase MrcA, with product MKFVKYFLILAVCCIVLGAASIFGLYKYVEPQLPDVATLKDVRLQIPMQVYSADGELIAQYGEKRRIPLKLNQIPPVMVHAFIATEDSRFYEHHGVDPVGIFRAASIALVSGHASQGASTITQQLARNFFLSPERTLMRKIKEAFLAVRIEQMLSKDEILELYLNKIYLGYRAYGVGAAAQVYFGKDVSQLTLSEMATIAGLPKAPSTFNPLYSHDRAVARRNVVLSRMLDEHYITQAQYDQARAEELVANYHAPEISFSAPYLSEMVRQEMIKRYGDNAYTDGYKVYTTVTKRLQLAAQESVRNNVLAYDMRHGYRGPSNVLWKVGEAAWDQKQIVDSLKNLPSYGPLAPAVITAANAEEATAMLADGSNIALPMATMRWARPYKSDTQQGPTPKRVTDVVQAGQQVWVRKVNDGWWLSQVPDVNSALVSINPNDGAVKALVGGFDFNQSKFNRVTQALRQVGSNIKPFLYTAAMDKGLTLATILNDLPITRWDAGAGTDWRPKNSPPTYDGPIRLRQGLGQSKNVVMVRAMRAMGVDYAAEYLQRFGFPAQNIVHTESLALGSASFTPMQLVRGYAVLANGGYLVDPYFITKIEDDNGNTVFETKPKVVCDSCNLPVIYGDTHRSAVLSDDNVENVATSQEGGNGNVPMPQLEQVTPAQVQQDGDQQYAPHVISSQLAFLIHDALNSNIFGEPGWMGTAWRAGRDLKRRDIGGKTGTTNSSKDAWFSGYGPDTVTSVWIGFDDHRRDLGRSTVSGAIPDQISGGEGGAKSAQPAWDDFMKSALEGIPEQKLTPPPGIISVTIDKSSGKLSGGGGGSRSEYFIEGTQPTDYPSRDTGTTLTDPGGESHELF from the coding sequence GTGAAGTTCGTAAAGTATTTTCTAATCCTTGCAGTGTGTTGCATCGTGCTGGGAGCAGCCTCGATTTTTGGCTTGTACAAATATGTCGAGCCACAGCTGCCCGACGTCGCAACGCTCAAAGACGTGCGGCTGCAGATACCGATGCAGGTTTACAGCGCCGATGGCGAACTGATCGCCCAATACGGCGAGAAACGCCGTATTCCGCTGAAGCTGAACCAGATCCCGCCGGTGATGGTGCATGCATTCATCGCGACCGAAGACAGCCGCTTCTATGAGCACCACGGCGTCGATCCGGTCGGCATCTTCCGCGCGGCCTCTATTGCGCTGGTCTCCGGCCATGCGTCGCAGGGGGCGAGCACCATTACCCAGCAGCTGGCGCGAAACTTCTTCCTCAGCCCGGAACGCACCCTGATGCGCAAGATCAAGGAAGCGTTCCTGGCGGTGCGCATCGAGCAGATGCTGTCCAAGGACGAGATCCTTGAACTGTATTTGAACAAGATCTATCTGGGTTATCGCGCCTACGGCGTGGGCGCCGCGGCGCAGGTTTATTTCGGCAAAGACGTCAGCCAGCTGACCTTAAGCGAAATGGCAACCATCGCCGGCCTGCCGAAGGCGCCGTCCACCTTCAACCCGCTCTATTCGCACGATCGCGCCGTAGCACGCCGCAACGTAGTGCTGTCGCGCATGCTCGATGAGCACTACATTACCCAGGCGCAGTACGATCAGGCGCGTGCCGAAGAACTGGTGGCCAACTACCATGCGCCGGAAATCAGCTTCTCCGCCCCTTATCTCTCCGAGATGGTGCGCCAGGAGATGATCAAGCGCTACGGCGACAACGCCTACACCGACGGTTACAAGGTCTACACCACCGTAACCAAGCGGCTGCAGCTGGCCGCACAGGAATCGGTGCGCAACAACGTGCTGGCGTACGATATGCGCCACGGCTACCGCGGCCCGTCCAACGTGCTGTGGAAAGTCGGTGAAGCGGCCTGGGATCAAAAACAGATCGTCGACTCGCTGAAAAACCTGCCGAGCTACGGCCCGCTGGCGCCGGCGGTGATCACCGCCGCCAACGCCGAGGAGGCTACCGCGATGCTGGCGGACGGCAGCAATATCGCGCTGCCTATGGCCACCATGCGCTGGGCGCGTCCGTATAAGTCCGATACCCAGCAAGGGCCAACGCCAAAACGCGTCACCGACGTGGTGCAGGCCGGCCAGCAAGTGTGGGTGCGCAAGGTTAACGATGGCTGGTGGTTGTCGCAGGTGCCGGACGTCAACTCGGCGCTGGTGTCGATCAACCCGAACGACGGCGCGGTCAAAGCGCTGGTCGGCGGTTTTGACTTTAACCAGAGCAAGTTCAACCGCGTCACCCAGGCGCTGCGTCAGGTCGGCTCTAACATCAAGCCCTTCCTGTACACCGCCGCAATGGATAAGGGCCTGACGCTGGCCACCATTCTGAACGACCTGCCGATCACCCGTTGGGACGCTGGCGCCGGCACCGACTGGCGGCCGAAGAACTCGCCGCCGACCTACGACGGCCCGATCCGCCTGCGTCAGGGCCTGGGGCAGTCGAAGAACGTGGTAATGGTACGTGCGATGCGTGCGATGGGCGTCGATTACGCGGCGGAATACCTGCAGCGTTTCGGCTTCCCGGCGCAAAATATCGTGCACACCGAATCACTGGCGCTGGGTTCCGCCTCCTTCACCCCTATGCAGCTGGTGCGCGGCTATGCGGTGTTGGCGAACGGCGGTTATCTGGTGGACCCGTACTTCATCACCAAGATTGAAGACGACAACGGCAACACGGTATTTGAAACCAAGCCGAAAGTGGTCTGCGACAGTTGCAACCTGCCGGTGATTTACGGCGATACCCACCGTTCGGCGGTGCTTTCCGACGATAACGTTGAAAACGTCGCCACCTCGCAAGAAGGCGGCAACGGCAACGTGCCGATGCCGCAGTTGGAACAGGTGACCCCGGCCCAGGTGCAACAGGACGGCGACCAGCAATACGCGCCGCACGTCATCAGCTCGCAGCTGGCGTTCCTGATCCACGATGCGCTGAACAGCAACATCTTCGGCGAACCGGGCTGGATGGGTACAGCCTGGCGTGCGGGGCGCGACCTGAAGCGCCGTGACATCGGCGGCAAAACCGGCACCACCAACAGCTCGAAGGACGCCTGGTTCTCCGGCTATGGCCCGGATACCGTTACCTCGGTGTGGATTGGTTTCGATGACCATCGCCGCGACCTGGGCCGCTCTACGGTTTCGGGCGCGATCCCGGATCAAATTTCCGGCGGTGAAGGCGGCGCCAAGAGCGCGCAACCGGCATGGGATGATTTCATGAAAAGCGCGCTGGAAGGCATTCCGGAGCAGAAACTCACCCCGCCGCCGGGCATTATCAGCGTCACCATCGACAAGAGCAGCGGCAAGCTCTCCGGCGGTGGCGGCGGCAGCCGTTCCGAGTACTTTATCGAAGGCACTCAGCCGACGGACTACCCGTCGCGGGATACCGGCACTACGCTGACGGATCCCGGCGGCGAAAGCCACGAGCTGTTCTGA
- the aroK gene encoding shikimate kinase AroK — translation MAEKRNIFLVGPMGAGKSTIGRQLAQQLNMEFFDSDQEIERRTGADVGWVFDVEGEDGFRDREEKVINELTEKQGIVLATGGGSVKSRETRNRLSARGVVVYLETTIEKQLARTQRDKKRPLLQVDSPPREVLEALAKERNPLYEEIADVTIRTDDQSAKVVANQIINMLESN, via the coding sequence ATGGCAGAGAAACGCAATATCTTTCTGGTTGGGCCTATGGGTGCCGGCAAAAGCACTATTGGCCGTCAGTTAGCTCAGCAACTCAATATGGAGTTTTTCGACTCCGATCAAGAAATTGAGCGACGTACCGGAGCTGACGTGGGCTGGGTATTCGACGTGGAAGGGGAAGATGGTTTCCGCGATCGTGAAGAAAAAGTCATTAATGAACTGACGGAAAAGCAGGGGATTGTCCTGGCTACCGGCGGCGGTTCGGTGAAGTCGCGCGAAACGCGCAACCGTCTGTCGGCGCGTGGCGTTGTGGTGTATCTGGAAACCACCATCGAGAAGCAGTTGGCCCGTACTCAGCGCGACAAAAAGCGTCCGCTGCTGCAGGTTGATTCTCCTCCGCGTGAAGTTCTGGAAGCCCTGGCGAAAGAGCGCAATCCGTTGTACGAAGAAATTGCCGATGTGACTATCCGCACCGACGATCAAAGCGCTAAAGTGGTTGCCAACCAGATCATCAACATGCTGGAAAGCAACTGA
- the nudE gene encoding ADP compounds hydrolase NudE: MDKHLQKPKILKVETVARSRLFNVESVDLEFSNGARRVYERMRPSEREAVMIVPVIGDDLLLIREYAVGTESYELGFPKGLIDPGEGVLEAANRELMEEVGFGARRFDFLSKLTMAPSYFSSKMNIVLAHDLYPQSLEGDEPEPLPQVRWPIADMMALLAEPDFREARNVSALFLTEAFLRASR; the protein is encoded by the coding sequence ATGGATAAACACCTGCAAAAACCTAAAATTCTGAAAGTGGAAACGGTCGCGCGTTCGCGTTTATTTAACGTTGAGTCGGTCGATTTGGAATTCAGTAACGGTGCGCGGCGGGTGTATGAGCGCATGCGGCCTTCGGAGCGGGAAGCGGTGATGATTGTACCGGTGATTGGCGACGATCTGCTGCTGATTCGCGAATACGCGGTAGGCACCGAGTCCTATGAGCTGGGCTTTCCCAAAGGCCTGATCGATCCCGGCGAAGGGGTGCTGGAAGCGGCCAACCGTGAGCTGATGGAAGAGGTGGGTTTTGGCGCCAGGCGCTTTGATTTCCTCAGCAAGCTGACAATGGCGCCTTCGTATTTTTCCAGCAAAATGAATATCGTGCTGGCGCACGATCTTTACCCGCAGAGCCTGGAAGGGGACGAACCGGAACCGCTGCCGCAGGTGCGTTGGCCGATCGCCGACATGATGGCGCTGTTGGCTGAACCCGATTTCCGCGAGGCGCGCAACGTCAGCGCGCTGTTCCTCACCGAGGCATTCTTACGCGCTTCGCGTTAA
- a CDS encoding DUF2531 family protein has protein sequence MNKRRWLALLLLPWALAAQPRNPFVPLPLPDCPLAAASPAGWRLKGIIGRPALRYGWVVTPTGQWLRLGERQLLLARRWRVVRIEADRLTLAELQTDPNCPAVAGDVQLTLNNKGER, from the coding sequence ATGAATAAAAGGCGCTGGTTGGCTCTGCTGTTGTTGCCCTGGGCGTTGGCCGCGCAGCCGCGCAATCCTTTTGTCCCCCTGCCATTGCCCGATTGCCCGCTGGCTGCGGCCTCTCCGGCCGGCTGGCGGCTGAAGGGCATTATCGGCCGGCCGGCCTTGCGCTATGGCTGGGTAGTGACGCCGACGGGGCAATGGCTGCGCCTCGGGGAACGGCAACTGCTGCTGGCCAGGCGCTGGCGGGTGGTTCGGATAGAGGCCGACAGGTTGACGCTGGCCGAGCTGCAGACCGACCCAAATTGCCCGGCGGTGGCCGGCGATGTGCAGCTGACGCTGAACAACAAAGGGGAAAGATAA